A DNA window from Bubalus bubalis isolate 160015118507 breed Murrah chromosome 22, NDDB_SH_1, whole genome shotgun sequence contains the following coding sequences:
- the CETN1 gene encoding centrin-1, with translation MASGFKKPTVASTSQKRKVGPKPELTEEQKQEVREAFDLFDADGSGTIDVKELKVAMRALGFEPRKEEMKRMIADVDKEGTGKISFNDFLAVMTQKMAEKDTKEEILKAFRLFDDDETGKISFKNLKRVAKELGENLTDEELQEMIDEADRDGDGEVNEDEFLRIMKKTNLY, from the coding sequence ATGGCTTCCGGCTTCAAGAAGCCCACCGTGGCCTCCACCAGCCAGAAAAGAAAGGTGGGGCCTAAGCCCGAACTCACTGAAGAGCAAAAGCAAGAAGTTCGCGAAGCGTTCGACCTCTTCGATGCCGACGGCAGCGGCACCATCGACGTGAAGGAGCTCAAAGTGGCCATGAGGGCGCTGGGCTTTGAACCCAGGAAGGAGGAGATGAAGAGGATGATCGCCGACGTGGACAAAGAAGGCACGGGGAAGATCAGCTTTAACGACTTCTTGGCCGTGATGACTCAGAAGATGGCTGAGAAAGACACCAAGGAAGAAATCCTGAAGGCGTTCAGGCTCTTTGATGATGACGAGACCGGGAAGATCTCTTTCAAAAACCTAAAGCGTGTGGCCAAAGAGTTGGGAGAAAACCTCACGGATGAAGAGCTCCAGGAAATGATTGACGAAGCTGACCGAGATGGAGACGGCGAAGTGAACGAGGATGAGTTTCTTCGCATCATGAAAAAGACCAACCTCTATTGA